The Montipora foliosa isolate CH-2021 chromosome 1, ASM3666993v2, whole genome shotgun sequence genome has a window encoding:
- the LOC137972393 gene encoding uncharacterized protein, translated as MLKRAKERYDRHLEGRNEMRRKSSITVEDSQQITRSKTIPYDKNVCFFCEGDAGYRQSLHSVLTSSAGESLRAAIKMSSNDKLRVKLSSAIDPSDAHAIDIKYHGKCWVNHVTSVLRRGQSQAPAVSTDQQVSHRASKAAGQIEFLAMVENTLRNGTILTMSKLQEGYESILEDVELQEDRNLFARLMMVAKSRPEVNIKEAIGQHEFSVVPRSLFANDGTMFHCSMKSALMSILEKTGESLDTSRTDDSVCLPSSIHNDSCYRRWNGRTSVSGQATLGKKLREVSQTL; from the coding sequence ATGCTGAAAAGAGCCAAAGAGCGTTATGACAGGCATTTAGAAGGCCGAAATGAGATGAGAAGAAAGTCATCTATAACAGTGGAAGACAGTCAACAAATAACACGATCAAAAACTATTCCATATGATAAAAATGTTTGCTTCTTTTGTGAGGGTGATGCTGGCTATAGACAAAGTCTCCACAGTGTATTGACATCTTCAGCTGGCGAATCTCTTCGTGCTGCAATTAAAATGTCTTCAAATGATAAACTTCGAGTAAAGTTAAGCTCTGCAATCGACCCTAGTGATGCCCATGCTATTGATATTAAATATCATGGAAAGTGTTGGGTTAATCATGTAACAAGTGTACTACGTCGAGGGCAATCTCAAGCACCTGCAGTATCTACCGATCAACAAGTTAGTCATAGAGCAAGTAAAGCCGCAGGTCAGATCGAGTTTCTAGCCATGGTTGAAAATACATTGAGAAATGGAACAATTTTGACAATGTCAAAACTTCAGGAAGGATATGAAAGCATTTTAGAGGATGTGGAATTACAGGAAGACAGGAACTTGTTTGCCCGACTGATGATGGTCGCCAAAAGTCGTCCTGAAGTCAACATCAAAGAGGCTATCGGACAGCATGAGTTTTCAGTCGTTCCACGATCTCTGTTTGCAAATGATGGAACAATGTTTCATTGCTCAATGAAAAGCGCACTCATGAGTATTCTGGAGAAGACTGGTGAATCACTTGACACTTCAAGGACTGACGACAGCGTTTGCCTCCCCAGCTCCATCCACAATGACAGTTGCTATCGTCGATGGAATGGCAGAACTTCAGTCTCTGGACAAGCCACATTGGGTAAGAAGTTGCGAGAAGTTAGCCAAACACTTTAA
- the LOC137980142 gene encoding trace amine-associated receptor 9-like yields the protein MEKLTNNNTAPTKAVRNNSSQIGSNLEGYIWCSLFVLEAIIIVALNILTVIVFIKKRCFRRRSTYLLINLSLADLCIGALVIPTSVFRRGNIFGLWKIEMSDAVRFSTFGIDTLFFGCSLAFLVSISIERLHAMRNPMRHRLVSSSSYRKWVFSVWVASVIYTTLTISLLSFDVLGLLVWFIVAGCVLACLLILTFCYLAIFVTVRRSKDPELTNRHGRTERKLTVTLFIVTLVSLSVWLPYVLFTFLETPLLRLLSTGALLRVRSICEFLFYANSFVNPILYTIRMPGFRKELRSIVSLSVPFRLRVCKEKIIGSSKHKKYVVNQIGPVLQGGSISDRYGINLKDLNSWRSRNAIFRVLPVS from the coding sequence ATGGAAAAGCTAACTAATAACAACACAGCACCAACAAAAGCTGTGAGAAACAACTCTTCCCAAATAGGAAGCAACTTGGAAGGATACATTTGGTGCTCCTTATTTGTACTAGAAGCCATAATCATCGTAGCACTCAACATTTTGACAGTCATCGTTTTCATCAAGAAACGTTGTTTCCGCAGGCGCAGTACTTACTTGCTCATTAACCTGTCATTGGCTGACTTGTGTATCGGAGCGCTCGTTATACCAACTTCAGTATTTCGTCGTGGAAACATCTTTGGTCTGTGGAAAATTGAAATGTCGGATGCAGTGCGCTTTTCCACATTTGGAATTGATACTTTATTCTTTGGCTGCTCTCTTGCGTTTCTAGTTTCAATATCAATCGAAAGACTACACGCTATGCGAAATCCAATGCGACATCGTTTGGTGTCCAGTTCGTCTTACAGGAAGTGGGTATTCAGCGTTTGGGTTGCGTCAGTGATCTACACAACTCTAACAATTTCATTATTGTCTTTTGACGTACTTGGGCTACTAGTCTGGTTCATTGTGGCTGGGTGTGTCCTTGCATGTCTTCTAATACTAACCTTCTGCTATTTAGCCATATTTGTCACCGTACGACGCAGCAAGGACCCTGAACTCACTAATCGTCACGGTAGAACTGAACGAAAATTGACCGTGACACTGTTCATCGTCACGCTTGTCTCTTTATCTGTGTGGCTTCCTTACGTGTTGTTCACTTTCCTGGAAACTCCACTGTTGCGTTTGCTGTCAACTGGAGCGCTTTTGCGAGTGCGGAGTATCTGCGAATTCCTCTTCTATGCTAACTCCTTTGTGAATCCAATATTGTACACAATCAGGATGCCTGGGTTCAGAAAAGAACTTCGTTCAATCGTGTCACTTTCTGTACCATTTAGATTGAGGGTTTGCAAGGAAAAGATAATCGGTtcatcaaaacacaaaaaatacGTTGTCAACCAGATAGGACCTGTTTTACAGGGAGGTAGCATTTCGGACAGGTACGGTATTAACTTAAAAGATCTTAATTCTTGGAGAAGCAGAAATGCAATTTTTCGCGTCCTGCCGGTGTCATGA